From bacterium, one genomic window encodes:
- the plsX gene encoding phosphate acyltransferase PlsX, which translates to MSRAATEPPVVAVDAMGGDIGPPALVPGALDALREGGFRLALYGDRDAIEREIAGLAAVPSSYEIVHCAQIIEMAESPAQAVRAKPDSPVVRAMRDQKEGRVQAVFSAGSTGAMVAGSLMLLGRIEGVDRPAIATVIPTYDGRFLLLDAGANVQCTPQHLVTFAVMGDVYARELLEVARPRLGLLNIGEEPGKGSELTVAAHALLAASDLNFVGNVEGRQLLFGEADVVVTDGFTGNMVLKLVEGFGAFLLKAYRDSAPAAANGVGSAGLGDLLNRLDYASTGGALLLGVRGSVIIGHGASSARAVTSALRIASRLASHDMPARLMQRLRASS; encoded by the coding sequence ATGAGCCGTGCAGCGACGGAGCCCCCCGTCGTCGCCGTCGACGCCATGGGCGGGGATATCGGCCCGCCGGCGCTCGTGCCCGGCGCCCTCGACGCCTTGCGCGAAGGCGGCTTCCGCCTCGCGCTGTATGGCGACCGGGATGCGATCGAGCGCGAGATAGCCGGCCTCGCTGCCGTGCCTTCGTCCTACGAGATCGTCCACTGTGCCCAGATCATCGAGATGGCCGAGTCCCCGGCCCAGGCCGTGAGGGCCAAGCCCGACTCGCCGGTCGTCCGCGCCATGCGCGACCAGAAGGAAGGCCGGGTGCAGGCCGTCTTCAGCGCCGGGAGCACGGGCGCCATGGTCGCCGGCAGCCTGATGCTCCTGGGGCGGATCGAGGGCGTCGACAGGCCCGCCATCGCCACGGTCATCCCCACCTACGACGGCCGCTTCCTGTTGCTCGACGCGGGTGCGAACGTCCAGTGCACCCCGCAACACCTCGTGACCTTCGCCGTGATGGGGGATGTCTACGCCCGGGAACTGCTGGAGGTCGCACGACCGCGTCTCGGCCTGCTCAACATCGGCGAGGAGCCCGGCAAGGGCAGCGAGTTGACGGTCGCCGCCCATGCGCTGCTGGCCGCTTCGGACCTGAACTTCGTGGGCAACGTGGAGGGACGACAGCTGCTTTTCGGCGAGGCCGACGTGGTCGTCACCGACGGTTTCACCGGCAACATGGTGCTGAAGCTGGTGGAGGGTTTCGGCGCCTTCCTGCTGAAGGCCTACCGGGACAGCGCTCCGGCCGCCGCGAACGGTGTCGGTTCGGCGGGCCTCGGCGACCTGTTGAATCGCCTGGACTACGCCTCCACCGGCGGCGCACTTCTGCTCGGCGTGCGCGGCTCGGTCATCATCGGTCACGGCGCCAGCTCGGCCCGTGCGGTCACCAGCGCCCTCCGCATCGCCTCGAGACTCGCCTCGCACGACATGCCTGCGCGCCTGATGCAACGTTTGCGTGCGTCATCCTGA